From the Halobacteriovorax sp. GB3 genome, the window TTTAATTCTCATTCCAGAGCTCGTCGAAAGAAGGGGAAGATGCTCTTCAAAAAAGTGCTCAAGGTCCATGACCGAGAGAAATTTTTGTTCTTCCTTTGTGAAGGAAATAAATTTATTGGCAATATTTTTAGAACTATTAATCGCTGTGGACATTTTTTTGAATGTCTTTTCTAGGAAGTCCTTATTATCAATTCTTCTTTGGGATAGGACTAAGAGTCCCGAGAGGACAGAGAGAGAGTTGTTAAAGTCGTGTGCAATGCTACCGGCCAATTGAGCAACCAGATCGAGCTTCTCTTTCTTTATATTTTCTTCTTCAAGAAGAACTTGTTCTGTGATGTCTTTGAATGCTCCCAGTAGACCAATGACTTCACCTTTCGAGTTTTTCATTGGCATTTTATTGGTTTCTAGCCAGTGAACGAGGCCATCACTTTGAAGTTGTGTTTCACGAATCGCAATTTCGTTTTCACCTGATTCCATGACTTTTTTATCGTAGGCCTGAAAATGTTCGGCCATATCAACCCATGGAAGGTCGAAGTCACTAAGCCCAATAATTTCAGAAGGGCAATTCAGTCCTGCAACCATGGCGAAGTTTTTATTACAGCCGAGGTAGCGAGAGTTTTTATCTTTCCAAAAAATATAAAAGGGTAGGCAATCGAGAACTTCTTCGAGAAATCTTTCTTTATCAAGAAAAAATTGCGAGTCACTATTTTCAATCATACGTCATCCTTGAACAGGGAAATTGTAGCATTAATTTGTGGAAATGGTGGTGTTTTTGTTTTTGTGTGCTGCGTAGGGGGGGATTTTCCTTTTTTAGACATGCGTTAAGTGTCCGTATTTGGATTGGGAAAACTCAGATTTAACGGCATGCTTCTAGTAGCTTTGAGTGTTTTACGATAAAAACTCTTGAACATTGGGAATGGAGTTTAACACACATGAATGCAGAGTTTTTTAAGTACGCATTAACCGCACTTTTTGTCGCGGTGACTTTTTGGTTTTCATTTATTGGAATGAAGCGAACAAAAGGTCTCAAGTCTTTTTCAATTGGAAATAAAGACATGAGCCCACTCTTAGTCGGAATCACGATGGCCGCCTCAATCTCCTCAACGGCGACATTTGTTATTAATCCTGGCTTTGTTTATAACCACGGCTTTTCAGCATATCTTCACTATGGTGTAGGTGCTTCTCTTGGTATTTTGACGGCGTTTCTTCTTTTAACAAAAGGATTTCGCCGCCATGGAGATAAGACGGGCGCCCTGACTATTCCTGATTGGATTTTTCATCGCTATGGCTCTCGTAAGCTTTCCCTCTTTTTCGCTGGAATTAATCTTTTAAGCGTCACGTTTGTTGTCCTTATTTTAGTTGGATGTTCAATTTTAATGAGCTCTATTTTTCCTGTCTCGCAAAAGATGGCCTTAGTGATTTCTCTGGTTTTCGTCTTTAGTTATGTTTTAATGGGTGGAACATATGCTCATGCCTATACAAACAGCTTTCAGGGTTTAATGATGGTATTCATTAGCCTTTTTCTCTTTTTCCATGGCATTAAATATTTCGATGGTGGATTTTTTGAGAGTCTTCAAACGGTAGGTCCTAACTTTGCATTACCATTTAATACGGAAAGTAATTTGTATTACGATTTCTTCTCAGTCTTTGGATCAAGCTTTATCATAAGTTTTGCATTGATGTTACAGCCTCATATCTTTACAAAAATTCTTTATCTTAAAGATGATAAAGATATTACAAAATTTATCTCAACGACTATTATCGTTGGAGTTGTTTTTAGCTTAATGCTCTTTATTGGCTTCTATGCTAAGCTCTCTGGTCTTGCTGCTATTAAACAAGATGCTGTGGTTAGTGAATACATTATTAATGAATTCTCAGGAACTTCTTGGGGGAAGTATTTTCTTACCTTTGTCACTCTAGGTCTTCTTGCCGCAGGTCTTAGTACTTTAGATGGTATTCTTGTTGCCCTATCAAGTATGGTTGTTAATGATATTTACAGACCCCTTGCTGGTAATAAAATCACCAGTGAAAAACACGGTCTATGGCTATCTCGTCTTGTTCTCGTTGTGATTGGACTTGTGGCTTTTTCTCTTGCATGGTCTCCACCACAATTTGTTGGTCTCTTCGCGCAAAAGGGTGTCTATGCTCTTGCCGCTGCCAGTGTTGCACCCATTGTTTTTGGTGTCCTTCTCAAGAAGACACTGCCAATTTGGGTCGTCGCTACTTCAAGTTGTATTGGTTTTTTTGGTCATTTGTACTTAAACCTCTTTCATGGAATTTATAACCCTAGTGTTAGTAGTTCATATAGTATAATTGCCTCAATAATGTTTATGGCCTTTTGTCATTTCATGACTTTCGGACCAAAATTAGAGCAGGCACCTATTACACTAGAGGACTAGATTCATGATTAATAACGCTCATGAGCTTCAAGAGGTATTTTCAAGTCAAAGAGACTCATTTTTAAAAGAGCCTTTTCCTTCACTTGAGTTGAGAAGAGATCGTTTAAAACGATTAAAGAAGCTTATTCTTGAAAATAAAGAGGCCCTAACAAAGGCCATGAGCGAAGACTTTAACCATCGTAGTGAATATGATTCACTCTTTGGTGATATCTTACCTGTTATTAATAATATAAATTACTGTTTGAAGAACACAAAGAAGTGGATGAAAAAAGAGAGCCGTCATAGTGGTCTTTCAATTCTTCCATCACGTGTGCACGTTCATTATCAACCAAAAGGGATTATTGGAATTATTGTTCCTTGGAACTTTCCGTTAATGCTCTCTTTTGGCCCACTTTCTTTTGCCCTTGCTGCTGGAAATAGAGCGATGATTAAGATGTCTGAGCTTTCAACTTCTTTAACGCAGCTTTTAGAAGAAATTGTTCCAAAGTATTTTACAAGCGATGAGGTCATCTTCTTTGGTGGGGATGCTCCTATGGCCCAGGCCCTCACAAATCTCCCGCTTGATCACTTACTCTTTACTGGTTCAACTCAGGTCGGAAAGTATGTGATGAAGGCCTGTAGTGAGAACTTAACACCTGTTACACTTGAACTTGGTGGAAAGTCCCCCGTCATTGTCGACTCTAGCGTTGATATTGATTTTGCGGTATCAAGACTTTCTTATGGAAAGAGTTTAAATTGCGGACAAATTTGCGTTGCTCCTGACTATGTTCTCGTAAAAAAAGGACAGGCCTATCATTTTGCTAAGAGCTATCAAAAAAAGATAGAGCAAATGTATCGCGATAATCCGAGTGATTACACTTCAGTTATCAGCCCCTCTCATTTTGATAGAATTCGAAACTGGCTTGTACAAGCACAAAGAGACGGGGGAGAGGTTATTGAATGCTTAGAATCTCTAAACGATGAGAGAAATCGTAAAATGGGTCCTAAGCTCATTTTAAATCCTTCACTTGAATCAAAAGTTATGACGGATGAGATTTTTGGTCCGCTATTACCTATCATTGAATATGAATCAGTAGATGAGGCCATTCAATTTGTTCAAAATAGACCAAGACCACTAGCTTGCTACCTCATTTCAAACGATGGCAAAGTTAAGGAAAGAGTTTTAAAAGAGATTCATTCCGGGGGGGTTGCCATTAATGATACAGTTATGCACGTGGCAGCTGATGATGCTCCTTTTGGAGGAATTGGTCCTTCGGGCATGGGTCATTATCATGGAAGAGAAGGGTTTCTAACTTTTTCTCACGCTAAGACTGTTCTTAAGGCAAATCGTTTTTTTACTTCAACATTATTACTACATCCTCCCTATGGAAGTTGGATTCAAAGAATTATTGCGAAATTCTTTTTAAGGTAAATGAATGAATCCTTTTTCTATGCTCTCAGATGAAGAGCTTATGGCGAAGTATAAATTAGGTGAAAGTGAGGCTTTTGATGTTCTCTATTCTCGTTTTCATCAAAAAGTTTATGCCTACCTTGGAAAGAGGCTTGCTAGTCAAAATGCCGTTGATGAAGTCTTTCAAAATGTCTTTTTAAAATTTCATAAGCAAAGAAATAATTACAATTCAGACTATGCTGTTTCTAAGTGGGTTTTTACTATTGCCAGAAGTGAACTCTACGACTTCTGTAAAAAGAAAAAAGTAGAGGTGATAGAATTCGATGAAAATAATCATGGTGAACAACAAGATACGAAAGAAGAATTAGACTTAAGTTCATTAAGTTCCAGAGAGCGTGAGGCCATCGAAGGTCGTTACTTTAAAGATTTAGAATACGAAGAGATTGCAAAGGATCTCAATATTGCTCCAGCAAATGCAAGAAAAGTAATCTCTCGCGCTATGACAAAGCTTCGAAAGAAGTTTCTCACTAAAGATTAAACGAAGAAGGCTAGGCCTTCTCCGTTTTATGAATATAAATAATTGCGATTAATGAACTAAGAGATAGCCCTAAAAGAGTAAAGGCCAGTGGCTTTCCTTTTAATAAGAGTGCACCGATTCCAAAGTTAAGACCAAAGAAAGCACATAGAGAAAGCAGCCACATCATAAGACTTTTTTTCATGAATTCGCCCTTTGGTAAATTGAACTTTTCTGTGATCTTATTCCAACCCGCTGATCCTGGTCTTACTTTTAAAACGAAATCTTTTAGTACTTGATCATCTGTTGCGCTCGTTAGAAATGTTACTGTTACCCAGACAACAGTTGAGAAGGCAACTGTGATGAGAAGCTTGTCTGTGTAGATCATGTCGTTTGCATAAATCTTTAACACTGTAGCGCAAAGACCTGAGGCTATCATTCCTGAAAACTCTGTCCAAGCATTAGCTCTCCACCAGAACCAACGAATAATCCATGTGAGTCCAGCACCACTTGCAAATGTTAAGAGAAATTTCCAAGTCGAAGCGACACTGTCGATATTCTTTGAAATAGCATAAGAGACAATCATAAGTAATAGCATAACGATGCGAGAAGCAAAGACATAGTGCTTTGGTGTCTGATCTTTAACCATGAATCTCTTGTAAATATCGTTGACGATATAGGAAGCCCCAAGATTGAGGTGAGTGTCGATAGTAGACATGAATGCACCAATCAAGCAAACGACAACAAGTCCAAAAAGGCCGTGAGGCAACACTTCTCCCATCATTCTTGGATAGGCCATTTCAGGGTCTCCTGATTCTCCTAAAAGAATAATGGCACAAAGGCTTGTGATTATCCAAGGCCAGATTTGAAAGCAATAGGTAAGAGATGTATAGAGAGCACTTCCTTTGAAGGCATGTTCTTCATCTTTTGCTGAAAGCATTCTTTGAATGTGCTTTCCTCCACCATCGGCATATTTATGGGCCCACCATTGAACAAGAATATAGACGAGAAACACACTAAAGGGCATGAGTGTCGAATTATCAAAGTCTGGAAAGAAATTTAAAAGGTCTGCTTTTTCTTTTCCCATTGAGCTTAGTGATGTTGTCAATTGATCGAGACCTCCAACTTTCGCAACTGAAAGGTAGGCCAAGATAACCGAACCAATAAGGGCTATGAAGTATTGAAAAAGGTCTGTCATGACGACGCCATAGAAGCCACTTGAAATAGAGTAGATGAAAACAACGCTAACGCTCACGATCATCGCCATTTCAACATTGAGGTCGGTGACGGCCGTAAGAACTTTATTGAGTGAGAGAAAAACCCAGCCAATGATAAAGGCATTGAAGATAACTCCAAAGTAGAGTCCTTTAAAAAGTCTTAGGTATTCAGCGGCCTTACCACTATAGCGCTGTTCAATGACTTCAGCATCAGTGAGAACCCCTGTTCTTCTCCATAGTCTTGAAAAGAAAAATGTGACAAACAGTGCAGAGATAGCTGATGCCCACATGAACCAGACGCCACTGATTCCTTCTTTTTGCACAAATTTACTGACAGCAAGGGGAGTATCAATACTAAAATTTGTCGCGGCCATAGAGATTCCGACAAGCCACCAAGGCATTGTCCTTCCACCAAGAAAGAAGCTATCGACAGAGTCTGATGCCTTCTTTGTTAGGGCCATTCCTGCGATGAAGACTAACAAGATGTAGACGCCAATAATGACGTAATCAATCGTAATGAGTGTTCTCATTAAAAATTTCTCCTCTCAATTTTCAAGAACCTTTGTCATCTCAGAGATTAAAATTATTGTCTTTAATTATCGGCCCATGTGATCATATTTACTCATCTTTTTTCACCGATTGGTGTAAAATATGATAGAATTAATTCTCCAAGGGAGCATCGTTTTGGGTCGATCAAAATCTTATATTCGTGAAGAAGCACTAGAGAAAATTATGTTCCTTTTTTGGCAGGAAGGCTTTAGCGCTATGAGCTTGAATAAAATTCAAGATGAGACAGGACTCAACAAAAAAAGTCTTTATAACGAATTCGGTTCCAAAGAAGAGCTCTATTTCTTGTGTCTTGAGTACTACTTAGCAAGACAATACGAATTGTTTAATGAAGTTCTTCTTAAAAAGCCTCTTGGTATGAATAACATAGAGGAGTTCTTTAATGACTTCCATCTAGAAGATGATCACCGTGGATGTTTTGCTATAAAGACGATTGTTGATTCGGGTAGTGTTCCTAAGAAAGCTCTCGAATTAGCTATGGAGTCTCAGTTAAATTTGGAAAAAAATATGACTCTCAATTTAATCGAATCTCTAGATGAAGTTGAAGCTCAGAAAAAAGCATTTTTACTTGTGACTCTTTACAACGGCTTGATGGTTCAAGCTCAATCCAATTCTAATACAGATAAAATAAAAAATCTGCGTCCTTTAATCGAAAGTATCTTAAAGTTATAACCT encodes:
- a CDS encoding sodium:solute symporter family transporter, with translation MNAEFFKYALTALFVAVTFWFSFIGMKRTKGLKSFSIGNKDMSPLLVGITMAASISSTATFVINPGFVYNHGFSAYLHYGVGASLGILTAFLLLTKGFRRHGDKTGALTIPDWIFHRYGSRKLSLFFAGINLLSVTFVVLILVGCSILMSSIFPVSQKMALVISLVFVFSYVLMGGTYAHAYTNSFQGLMMVFISLFLFFHGIKYFDGGFFESLQTVGPNFALPFNTESNLYYDFFSVFGSSFIISFALMLQPHIFTKILYLKDDKDITKFISTTIIVGVVFSLMLFIGFYAKLSGLAAIKQDAVVSEYIINEFSGTSWGKYFLTFVTLGLLAAGLSTLDGILVALSSMVVNDIYRPLAGNKITSEKHGLWLSRLVLVVIGLVAFSLAWSPPQFVGLFAQKGVYALAAASVAPIVFGVLLKKTLPIWVVATSSCIGFFGHLYLNLFHGIYNPSVSSSYSIIASIMFMAFCHFMTFGPKLEQAPITLED
- a CDS encoding coniferyl aldehyde dehydrogenase — translated: MINNAHELQEVFSSQRDSFLKEPFPSLELRRDRLKRLKKLILENKEALTKAMSEDFNHRSEYDSLFGDILPVINNINYCLKNTKKWMKKESRHSGLSILPSRVHVHYQPKGIIGIIVPWNFPLMLSFGPLSFALAAGNRAMIKMSELSTSLTQLLEEIVPKYFTSDEVIFFGGDAPMAQALTNLPLDHLLFTGSTQVGKYVMKACSENLTPVTLELGGKSPVIVDSSVDIDFAVSRLSYGKSLNCGQICVAPDYVLVKKGQAYHFAKSYQKKIEQMYRDNPSDYTSVISPSHFDRIRNWLVQAQRDGGEVIECLESLNDERNRKMGPKLILNPSLESKVMTDEIFGPLLPIIEYESVDEAIQFVQNRPRPLACYLISNDGKVKERVLKEIHSGGVAINDTVMHVAADDAPFGGIGPSGMGHYHGREGFLTFSHAKTVLKANRFFTSTLLLHPPYGSWIQRIIAKFFLR
- a CDS encoding RNA polymerase sigma factor; its protein translation is MNPFSMLSDEELMAKYKLGESEAFDVLYSRFHQKVYAYLGKRLASQNAVDEVFQNVFLKFHKQRNNYNSDYAVSKWVFTIARSELYDFCKKKKVEVIEFDENNHGEQQDTKEELDLSSLSSREREAIEGRYFKDLEYEEIAKDLNIAPANARKVISRAMTKLRKKFLTKD
- a CDS encoding sodium:solute symporter family protein; this encodes MRTLITIDYVIIGVYILLVFIAGMALTKKASDSVDSFFLGGRTMPWWLVGISMAATNFSIDTPLAVSKFVQKEGISGVWFMWASAISALFVTFFFSRLWRRTGVLTDAEVIEQRYSGKAAEYLRLFKGLYFGVIFNAFIIGWVFLSLNKVLTAVTDLNVEMAMIVSVSVVFIYSISSGFYGVVMTDLFQYFIALIGSVILAYLSVAKVGGLDQLTTSLSSMGKEKADLLNFFPDFDNSTLMPFSVFLVYILVQWWAHKYADGGGKHIQRMLSAKDEEHAFKGSALYTSLTYCFQIWPWIITSLCAIILLGESGDPEMAYPRMMGEVLPHGLFGLVVVCLIGAFMSTIDTHLNLGASYIVNDIYKRFMVKDQTPKHYVFASRIVMLLLMIVSYAISKNIDSVASTWKFLLTFASGAGLTWIIRWFWWRANAWTEFSGMIASGLCATVLKIYANDMIYTDKLLITVAFSTVVWVTVTFLTSATDDQVLKDFVLKVRPGSAGWNKITEKFNLPKGEFMKKSLMMWLLSLCAFFGLNFGIGALLLKGKPLAFTLLGLSLSSLIAIIYIHKTEKA
- a CDS encoding TetR/AcrR family transcriptional regulator, with the protein product MIELILQGSIVLGRSKSYIREEALEKIMFLFWQEGFSAMSLNKIQDETGLNKKSLYNEFGSKEELYFLCLEYYLARQYELFNEVLLKKPLGMNNIEEFFNDFHLEDDHRGCFAIKTIVDSGSVPKKALELAMESQLNLEKNMTLNLIESLDEVEAQKKAFLLVTLYNGLMVQAQSNSNTDKIKNLRPLIESILKL